From Montipora foliosa isolate CH-2021 chromosome 6, ASM3666993v2, whole genome shotgun sequence, a single genomic window includes:
- the LOC138006019 gene encoding peptidyl-prolyl cis-trans isomerase FKBP5-like encodes MVDDIDSGAFALPRTIIRKGIGLETPNYGSSCKVKLKIFSQDDTVSHTSEKDFVIGEGDNEFSETLDKCLECMHTKEVCVIPYKKENGNLEFASFSDGDLWCEIELLSFLKAKDPWHTTAEEKLTVAKHHKAKGTDCFKASNWLAASRRYSHALKQLILIGDKLPDDSKDEFEQLRVSCLLNLAACQGKLEQFEFVAENCTKVLAMSPTNLKALFRRGQAFVCLNEYEKAKDDLEKALTLLLATLLCNSCSARTTQLLKHKQRLHDEKLSKALSAMFGRRKNVN; translated from the exons ATGGTGGACGATATCGATAGTGGTGCGTTCGCGTTGCCAAGAACTATAATTCGAAAAGGAATTGGATTAGAAACACCTAACTACGGCTCCTCTTGCAAAg taaaactgaaaatatttTCTCAAGATGATACTGTGTCACATACAAGCGAAAAGGATTTTGTGATTGGCGAAG GAGACAATGAGTTTTCAGAGACCCTTGACAAATGTTTAGAATGCATGCACACCAAGGAAGTCTGTGTCATACCCTACAAGAAGGAAAATGGTAACCTGGAATTTGCCAGTTTTTCGGATGGTGACTTGTGGTGTGAAATTGAGCTCCTTTCATTTTTAAAG gcAAAAGACCCTTGGCATACTACCGCAGAAGAAAAGCTAACAGTTGCCAAGCATCACAAAGCCAAAGGAACAGACTGCTTTAAG GCCAGCAATTGGCTTGCTGCATCCAGACGGTATAGTCATGCTCTTAAGCAGCTGATCTTAATTGGTGACAAATTACCTGACGATAGCAAAGATGAATTTGAACAACTAAGAGTGTCGTGCCTCCTAAATTTAGCAGCATGTCAGGGAAAGCTTGAACAGTTTGAATTTGTTGCTGAAAACTGTACAAAG GTACTTGCAATGTCACCCACAAATCTTAAGGCTCTCTTCAGAAGAGGACAG GCATTCGTTTGTTTGAATGAATATGAGAAGGCAAAGGATGATTTAGAAAAG gcTTTGACACTGCTCCTTGCGACATTGCTCTGCAATTCGTGCAGTGCAAGAACAACTCAACTTCTAAAACATAAGCAAAGATTACACGATGAAAAATTGTCCAAAGCGCTTAGTGCCATGTTTGGACGCCGGAAAAACGTCAATTGA
- the LOC138008369 gene encoding peptidyl-prolyl cis-trans isomerase FKBP5-like isoform X3, whose translation MVDDIDSGAFALPRTIIRKGIGLETPNYGSSCKGDNEFSETLDKCLECMHTKEVCVIPYKKENGNLEFASFSDGDLWCEIELLSFLKAKDPWHTTAEEKLTVAKHHKAKGTDCFKASNWLAASRRYSHALKQLILIGDKLPDDSKDEFEQLRVSCLLNLAACQGKLEQFEFVAENCTKVLAMSPTNLKALFRRGQAFVCLNEYEKAKDDLEKALTLAPCNSAVQEQLRILKHKQRLHDEKLSKALSAMFGRRKTSIE comes from the exons ATGGTGGACGATATCGATAGTGGTGCGTTCGCGTTGCCAAGAACTATAATTCGAAAAGGAATTGGATTAGAAACACCTAACTACGGCTCCTCTTGCAAAg GAGACAATGAGTTTTCAGAGACCCTTGACAAATGTTTAGAATGCATGCACACCAAGGAAGTCTGTGTCATACCCTACAAGAAGGAAAATGGTAACCTGGAATTTGCCAGTTTTTCGGATGGTGACTTGTGGTGTGAAATTGAGCTCCTTTCATTTTTAAAG gcAAAAGACCCTTGGCATACTACCGCAGAAGAAAAGCTAACAGTTGCCAAGCATCACAAAGCCAAAGGAACAGACTGCTTTAAG GCCAGCAATTGGCTTGCTGCATCCAGACGGTATAGTCATGCTCTTAAGCAGCTGATCTTAATTGGTGACAAATTACCTGACGATAGCAAAGATGAATTTGAACAACTAAGAGTGTCGTGCCTCCTAAATTTAGCAGCATGTCAGGGAAAGCTTGAACAGTTTGAATTTGTTGCTGAAAACTGTACAAAG GTACTTGCAATGTCACCCACAAATCTTAAGGCTCTCTTCAGAAGAGGACAG GCATTCGTTTGTTTGAATGAATATGAGAAGGCAAAGGATGATTTAGAAAAG gcTTTGACACTTGCTCCATGCAATTCTGCAGTGCAAGAACAACTTCGAATTCTAAAACATAAGCAAAGATTACACGATGAAAAATTGTCCAAAGCGCTTAGTGCCATGTTTGGACGCCGGAAAACGTCAATTGAGTAG
- the LOC138008369 gene encoding uncharacterized protein isoform X2, with translation MVDDIDSGAFALPRTIIRKGIGLETPNYGSSCKVKLKIFSQDDTVSHTSEKDFVIGEGDNEFSETLDKCLECMHTKEVCVIPYKKENGNLEFASFSDGDLWCEIELLSFLKAKDPWHTTAEEKLTVAKHHKAKGTDCFKASNWLAASRRYSHALKQLILIGDKLPDDSKDEFEQLRVSCLLNLAACQGKLEQFEFVAENCTKVLAMSPTNLKALFRRGQALTLAPCNSAVQEQLRILKHKQRLHDEKLSKALSAMFGRRKTSIE, from the exons ATGGTGGACGATATCGATAGTGGTGCGTTCGCGTTGCCAAGAACTATAATTCGAAAAGGAATTGGATTAGAAACACCTAACTACGGCTCCTCTTGCAAAg taaaactgaaaatatttTCTCAAGATGATACTGTGTCACATACAAGCGAAAAGGATTTTGTGATTGGCGAAG GAGACAATGAGTTTTCAGAGACCCTTGACAAATGTTTAGAATGCATGCACACCAAGGAAGTCTGTGTCATACCCTACAAGAAGGAAAATGGTAACCTGGAATTTGCCAGTTTTTCGGATGGTGACTTGTGGTGTGAAATTGAGCTCCTTTCATTTTTAAAG gcAAAAGACCCTTGGCATACTACCGCAGAAGAAAAGCTAACAGTTGCCAAGCATCACAAAGCCAAAGGAACAGACTGCTTTAAG GCCAGCAATTGGCTTGCTGCATCCAGACGGTATAGTCATGCTCTTAAGCAGCTGATCTTAATTGGTGACAAATTACCTGACGATAGCAAAGATGAATTTGAACAACTAAGAGTGTCGTGCCTCCTAAATTTAGCAGCATGTCAGGGAAAGCTTGAACAGTTTGAATTTGTTGCTGAAAACTGTACAAAG GTACTTGCAATGTCACCCACAAATCTTAAGGCTCTCTTCAGAAGAGGACAG gcTTTGACACTTGCTCCATGCAATTCTGCAGTGCAAGAACAACTTCGAATTCTAAAACATAAGCAAAGATTACACGATGAAAAATTGTCCAAAGCGCTTAGTGCCATGTTTGGACGCCGGAAAACGTCAATTGAGTAG
- the LOC138008369 gene encoding peptidyl-prolyl cis-trans isomerase FKBP5-like isoform X1 yields the protein MVDDIDSGAFALPRTIIRKGIGLETPNYGSSCKVKLKIFSQDDTVSHTSEKDFVIGEGDNEFSETLDKCLECMHTKEVCVIPYKKENGNLEFASFSDGDLWCEIELLSFLKAKDPWHTTAEEKLTVAKHHKAKGTDCFKASNWLAASRRYSHALKQLILIGDKLPDDSKDEFEQLRVSCLLNLAACQGKLEQFEFVAENCTKVLAMSPTNLKALFRRGQAFVCLNEYEKAKDDLEKALTLAPCNSAVQEQLRILKHKQRLHDEKLSKALSAMFGRRKTSIE from the exons ATGGTGGACGATATCGATAGTGGTGCGTTCGCGTTGCCAAGAACTATAATTCGAAAAGGAATTGGATTAGAAACACCTAACTACGGCTCCTCTTGCAAAg taaaactgaaaatatttTCTCAAGATGATACTGTGTCACATACAAGCGAAAAGGATTTTGTGATTGGCGAAG GAGACAATGAGTTTTCAGAGACCCTTGACAAATGTTTAGAATGCATGCACACCAAGGAAGTCTGTGTCATACCCTACAAGAAGGAAAATGGTAACCTGGAATTTGCCAGTTTTTCGGATGGTGACTTGTGGTGTGAAATTGAGCTCCTTTCATTTTTAAAG gcAAAAGACCCTTGGCATACTACCGCAGAAGAAAAGCTAACAGTTGCCAAGCATCACAAAGCCAAAGGAACAGACTGCTTTAAG GCCAGCAATTGGCTTGCTGCATCCAGACGGTATAGTCATGCTCTTAAGCAGCTGATCTTAATTGGTGACAAATTACCTGACGATAGCAAAGATGAATTTGAACAACTAAGAGTGTCGTGCCTCCTAAATTTAGCAGCATGTCAGGGAAAGCTTGAACAGTTTGAATTTGTTGCTGAAAACTGTACAAAG GTACTTGCAATGTCACCCACAAATCTTAAGGCTCTCTTCAGAAGAGGACAG GCATTCGTTTGTTTGAATGAATATGAGAAGGCAAAGGATGATTTAGAAAAG gcTTTGACACTTGCTCCATGCAATTCTGCAGTGCAAGAACAACTTCGAATTCTAAAACATAAGCAAAGATTACACGATGAAAAATTGTCCAAAGCGCTTAGTGCCATGTTTGGACGCCGGAAAACGTCAATTGAGTAG